The sequence below is a genomic window from Montipora capricornis isolate CH-2021 chromosome 14, ASM3666992v2, whole genome shotgun sequence.
ATACAAGCGCCTGCATTCGAGACCCGATTTTGACAAAATCAAGGATCTGCCTGCTCTCGAATATAGACTGTGCCCGCGAAGCGCTGACAAATGCCCGCGTTCTAAGGACCATATAAAAAACGCACCCCCTACCtggtgtacaaatgtcacataAGCTCTTCAATATCACACCATATTGCTTACCCCTATGATTCCATATGAAAAAACGCAATAGATTTTTTGGATCTAGGTAAAGATTGTGTTACTCTCATGGGAAAGTGTTATTTTGGATCCGTTTTTAACGTTCAATCGACCTCAGAATGCGTACCTCAGTTCACTCAGGGCCCCCACCCCATGGTTCATTCAGGGATAACGCAACCACATTTACTGTTTGGTGTGTGTTGTGTTATATACAAATATTGTGTGACCTGTCGATCAACGTGTTGATGTGTAATGTCATAGACCGATGTTGACCTCCCATCTACAGATCAACGACGGTTCAGCTTAGTTGGTCAACTGACGAAGATACAACAAAATTGTGTCGTGCctgtaaatttaataaaaagaaTCGCCGGTCGTTTCGCTCTACTCGTTAGACTTGGTTAGAAAAACACGTGTTTGCAGCTACGTGAATCGATGTTTTGAAGCAGTTCAAAAATTCAATTACGCGCGAGTCCACACAAAGACTCAACACACGCAACCCGATAGATAGATCATCTTGTCTGTCTGATACTTTATCACATCATggtgatttaaaaaaatgggaaaacgaAAGCGTGGGGATGATTGTACGCAGACTTAGATGTGCTAAGGAATTTGTCGAGTTAAAATATCCCAAAAATGTCGTTTGTTAAGTCACGATCCAGAGCAAAACCCGATCACCAACAGTCACAGATAAGCGAACCCACGCAGACTTAGATGTGCTAAAAAATGTGCCGAGGTAAAATATCCCAAAAATGTCATTTGTTAAGTCACGATCCAGCATAGCCGATGACTTGTATTCTGACCAAAGCGAAAAAATGTGTCGGAGTAAAAACTAGTCACGACCCAACACAGCTAAATGACTTGTGTTCTGACCATGACACAGCAAGTGTATGTTTTGAAGATGAAAAATGCCCTAACCCCAATCCTAAACCTAACCTCTGTGACAATCGATGGTCGTTTTAATATTCGTGTGTTCTCTCTGTAAAAAAAGGATACATCTTTCAGACTGGTTCATACGAGTCGCTGCGTTTAAATCTAGTGTAGATTTTACTCAAAGAGAGCGAACAGTTCTATCATATCGTATTACGTTATCGTGTTCGAAAACTGgaacaataataaaatcaaCGCGATGTGTTTGCGTGTTCAAATTTCGACGTTGCTTGTTTACAGGTCATTTTTATTGTGTCACAATGATAAGGTCGATCGAGGTGTTTGCGTGTTCGACTATCAACGTCGCTCGTTCTGAAGGGAGTCCGAGACCTTCAGATTTGGGTCGCGGTTTTACAACTAAATCACTTATAAACGATAGTAGACTCTCGTGGTGTATGATGTATATTAAAAGCGACGATAGCCTCTTGCAGGGAACCATGTCTGTTCAAGACCGGTGTTCTATTTGCCTAAAGACAGAATGGGGCTTACCGGTCTCAAATTTAACGGGATTACCGGTTCACGAAAATTGTGCAGTCATGTCACAAGGAGAGAAAGCTGCACCGTTGGACAAAGTTGCTGTCGTATTGGATCTCGAATCTTTTTTTGTCGACGGGAAACATAATCCTTGGGAACTTGGTTGGGTAGACCACAGGGGGGTTTCTGGAAACGTGAAATTTAAAATGCTCTGCAAGTTTGACGAGTTATCCGATAAGGACAAACGAACTGCTTTGTTTGTGATTAGAAAGGTCACCGGGCTCCCTTTCGAGAACAACCCAGTGGAACAAGCCCTCGATGGAGACGAGCTTGGAACAGTAATACTCGCTTTGTACCAAAATTCAAAGACACAACGGAAAGATCTCGTGGCTTTCAAGGGCGGTCACATAGAGAGAAACTTGTTGCAACGTTTGAACATTCCTTCTATAGACACAGGAGAACATGGGTGCCCTAAATATGTCGATATGCTAAAAGCGGGTCACCAGCCAAAACGGAATTGCGGACAACATGCAGTAGGAAGCCATTTTCACTGCGCGACAGAGGAATGTTATGCTTTTTTCAAGTGGATAAAACAGCGACTAGAGGAGCGTAAACACAAGAGTAGATTAAAAAAACCAACCACATAAACAATTAAAAGTATTCATCTGTATGTTTCGTTGCCTATTTATTAAACGTACACGATTATTACACGACAGTAAAAAATCTATTATCTGAACTCTTTCTGTTTTATGTTTACTGTCTAATGTGGTCAAATTTGGCTCGAATCAACATTCTATCGTCTTCAACATATCTTACATCAGATAAAACTGTTATTGGCGCAAATTCCATGTATCCGTAGCCTTTATGGTTTCTTTCGACGGTCGGTCTGCGGAATGCTAGAAGATCTTCATTGTCGACTTGGAACGTCTCGGTGATGTGTTTGGGAGCACTTGACTGTGACGATTGATCTAGAAGGGTTAGGGTGATGTTTCCCTTGAATGGCCATTGTAGTCTGTCATCGAAATTACCTGACATCACGTGAACGAATAAAGCAATCTGTTTCCCCTTTCCCGAGTCTACTCTATTCAAATTAATCCTCAGGCAAAATTTGTAACCATTTTCAAGAGCCGTATAAAAGCCAGGAGAATGTAAAGCCGGAGTTAAACCCCTTATCGCTTCTCGTCGAAGCCGGCCCACATCGTAAATTTCCCACatgtaaaaatatttacaaacgtGCGGACGAGTCCCCGAAGCTCGGACACTGCGCCAAAGGTCTGATATGGTCTGTTTCATGTCGGACACTTCACTATTTCGGGCCTGTTCTGACATTCGAAAAGCTTTGACCATGTCAGACAAGTGAGCAATCATCACACAGTGAACATGTTCATTTACATCTACCCTAAGGCCAGTGAACTCGCAGCCAACCACGTTAAACGGACACTTGATTTGAATAGCAGgacattcattttcaaaatgttcaTCCACTTTACATTTCGGTATATTACTTTGACCGCAATTCACACATTTAGTGGGATAGTATGTACATTCCTTGTCGTAGTGGACTTGCAGATACTTCCACTTTACTTTTATCGTGCAAAATCTGCAAGCTGTTATCCTTTCGATGCAATGTTCCGTGACGTGAGTTGAGATCTCTCTTTTGGCCATGTTCATTCCACAATCATTCGGACAATCTCTAAGAACAAATTCACACTCCGACAGATGAGTTTGTAGTTCACCGAGGCGGCCTTTCCATGTACAGCCTGTCATTGTCTTGTAGCGACAGAAGACTTGGCGATCCATCATCATTTTGTTgacaaaattatcaacatgtagCTGCGATTCGTTCATACATATAGCAGAGAGCGGTTATCGCCACATTTCGATTTTCGTTTGACACTGTTTCCTTTAATTTAACAACATTTGAACGATGTTATTTAAAAACTATTTATGTCAATTTAACCAGATCACCTTCGATAGCCCTCTTGGGTAATTTTTTTGTTACGAGACCATCGCATCCATAATGTTAGAAAGAATTAACATTAAACGAGTGTTGTTTTAATATCGTGTAATGAAACACACAGATTTGCTTCTTTTTAGTTGAATTTATTGATACGCCAACCTAACGCTGTTGCGCTAGTTTGTTTCCCAGTTTCGACGAattcttaatttttcttttgcgATCTTCGTTTTCAAAATCTCTGCGCCAAGAGAAAAATAGAGCGTTTTCTCAAGGCGAGTTCCAAcgaatctttaattttttcctctGCGTGTCTCTGTTAGTTACCTTACAAAAATATTGGTCAAAAAAGTTACAACCGGTGATTCCACAGAGTACACCTAAAATTATTCATAAAGGTCAACCATGGTTCGTAGCATACTCTTAGCTTTTTGCAGTGGTAATTGTTATAGTTGTGTAACGTTAACCAAACATTGTCCTGTCGTCATTCGTTAACATGGTACATTCGTAAAACGGCCAATTTGGGATCTGTCGTgtttttttggaggggggggTCCTACGTTTTTGGGGCGAAAAAAAGCTATTGTGTTCGAGAACAAACATTACTCGTGATGTCATGGTTATTACATCATATTCTTTTCGGGTTCTGAGATGTTTTGGGGGGTCTTTTGTTTAGGCTACATTTTGCGTTGGAAGCATCCATGACGTAACATGCCTTATCGCACACGACATAGTACGAGGGCCAATTTTGGCTCCGTCATGGTTTACTTTAGTAGTCCGGGTTTAGCTATGACATACAAACTCGGCCACCAATGATTTCGTTATATCATCCGTGTTAAAGAGCAAAGATGTTTACGACGTAATATGCCTTACGGCACGACATTCGTAGGAGGGGCAATTTTGGCTCTCGGTGTCATGGTTTACTCTGGTAATCCGTAGAGTTATGGAATGTAATGGGTGTTGGGATGTAATGGGTGTTGGAATGTAATGGATGTTGGAATTCGTGGGCTTAGCAAAAGTATTTTTTAAAGATAGGCTACGTTTCGCATTGGAAGCACAAATATTCTTCGTGATATCATCGCGTCAAAGAGCAAAGATATCCATGACGTAACATGCCTCATCGCATACGACATAGTACGAGGGCCAATTTTGGCTCCGTCGTGGTTTGCTTTAGTAGTCCGGGTTTAGCTATGACATACAAACTCGGCCACCAATGATTTTCGTGTTTGCATATATGACGTATACTCGTGATTCTACACGCAATCGAGACTCAAGGTCATTTGGTTGGCTATAAAAACGGAACACGGTTGAGCTAGAATCAAACCACTGAGAAAGCTACGACTCAGAAGA
It includes:
- the LOC138031888 gene encoding TNF receptor-associated factor 6-like, whose translation is MMMDRQVFCRYKTMTGCTWKGRLGELQTHLSECEFVLRDCPNDCGMNMAKREISTHVTEHCIERITACRFCTIKVKWKYLQVHYDKECTYYPTKCVNCGQSNIPKCKVDEHFENECPAIQIKCPFNVVGCEFTGLRVDVNEHVHCVMIAHLSDMVKAFRMSEQARNSEVSDMKQTISDLWRSVRASGTRPHVCKYFYMWEIYDVGRLRREAIRGLTPALHSPGFYTALENGYKFCLRINLNRVDSGKGKQIALFVHVMSGNFDDRLQWPFKGNITLTLLDQSSQSSAPKHITETFQVDNEDLLAFRRPTVERNHKGYGYMEFAPITVLSDVRYVEDDRMLIRAKFDHIRQ